A window of Acidobacteriota bacterium contains these coding sequences:
- a CDS encoding ATP-binding protein, with protein MATFQRAQVATLVRRLAEEPSRIIALFGPRQTGKTTIVRQALRQTERLGHYVAVDEPDSPTFRLPPPASQTAIRYPEARDSEWLVRTWQEARRAAERSPNGFVLVLDEVQKVPRWSDTVKGLWDADRARGRFLHVVILGSSPLLMQSGLTESLAGRFEPIPVTHWSFPEMADAFGFDLPSYLYFGGYPGGAAMVRDPPRWREYILRALVEPNIERDLLSMTRVDKPALLKRLFEVGAAASGQILSYTKLLGQLQDAGNTTTLARYIDLLASAGLLAGLPKYASRPHRRGSSPKLNVLNTALMTAGSGYEFNEARADRTFWGRIVESAAGAHLCNTATPDMDVYYWRDGLHEVDFVLKRGPRLVAIEVKSGPHRAAPRGLAMFEERFEPQRILVVGVGGIPLNEFLAAPAASWLEEP; from the coding sequence ATGGCTACCTTCCAGCGTGCCCAGGTCGCCACGCTCGTCCGTCGGCTGGCCGAGGAGCCCAGCCGTATCATCGCGCTGTTCGGCCCGCGCCAAACGGGCAAGACGACCATCGTCCGTCAGGCGCTGCGGCAGACTGAGCGGCTTGGCCACTACGTCGCCGTCGACGAGCCGGATTCACCCACGTTCCGCCTCCCTCCACCTGCATCGCAAACGGCTATCCGATACCCGGAAGCGCGAGATTCGGAGTGGCTTGTGCGCACCTGGCAGGAAGCCCGCCGCGCCGCGGAGCGTTCTCCCAATGGATTCGTTCTCGTTCTGGATGAGGTCCAGAAGGTGCCACGCTGGTCCGACACGGTCAAGGGACTGTGGGATGCGGACCGCGCGAGAGGCCGCTTTCTGCACGTTGTCATCCTGGGATCGTCGCCGCTACTGATGCAGTCCGGACTGACCGAGAGCCTGGCCGGACGCTTCGAGCCTATCCCGGTCACGCACTGGTCATTTCCGGAAATGGCCGACGCGTTCGGCTTCGACCTGCCCTCGTACCTCTACTTCGGAGGCTACCCCGGCGGGGCCGCTATGGTCCGGGACCCGCCGCGGTGGCGCGAGTACATTCTGCGCGCACTCGTCGAACCGAATATCGAGCGCGACCTGCTCTCCATGACGCGCGTGGACAAGCCGGCCCTATTGAAGCGGCTGTTCGAGGTAGGCGCGGCGGCTTCTGGACAGATCCTGTCGTACACGAAGCTGCTGGGGCAGCTTCAGGACGCCGGCAACACGACCACCCTGGCGCGCTACATCGACCTGCTCGCCAGCGCCGGGCTTCTCGCCGGTCTGCCCAAGTACGCCAGCCGACCGCACAGGCGCGGATCGAGCCCGAAGCTGAACGTGCTCAACACCGCGTTGATGACGGCCGGCTCGGGCTACGAGTTCAACGAGGCCAGGGCCGACCGCACCTTCTGGGGGCGCATAGTCGAGAGCGCGGCGGGTGCGCACCTATGCAACACGGCCACGCCGGACATGGACGTCTACTACTGGCGGGACGGTCTCCACGAGGTCGACTTTGTGCTCAAGCGTGGACCGCGCCTTGTGGCCATCGAGGTGAAGAGCGGGCCGCACCGGGCAGCACCGCGCGGACTGGCGATGTTCGAGGAACGCTTCGAGCCCCAGCGGATCCTGGTGGTGGGCGTAGGCGGCATACCGCTCAATGAGTTCCTGGCAGCACCTGCCGCCAGTTGGCTGGAAGAGCCATGA
- a CDS encoding methyltransferase domain-containing protein — translation MPLVSRPRAAVAALLVAAAAGAVVLYGANHAGRTAQDPPAVGQDGKDVEWVPTAEALIETMLDMAALGPDDVLMDLGSGDGRLVIEAARRGARAIGVEYDARLVALSRERAADAGLSGQVTFLQADLFQIDLTEATVITLFLLPDLNLRLRPTLLDLAPGTRIVSNTWDMGDWTADETIQLDPCPGFCTALLWVVPARIAGAWTTEDGEDTFRFDQQFQVATGTLRRQNGNPLTLDDVALTGDVLTFRAGDALYRGVADGDTITGTATTGGRQAVWTVTRAGR, via the coding sequence ATGCCTCTAGTTTCGCGGCCCCGCGCCGCCGTCGCAGCCCTGCTGGTTGCCGCGGCGGCCGGGGCTGTCGTGTTGTACGGCGCGAACCACGCCGGACGCACCGCCCAGGATCCGCCCGCGGTCGGCCAGGACGGCAAGGACGTCGAGTGGGTGCCGACGGCGGAAGCGCTGATCGAAACGATGCTCGACATGGCGGCGCTCGGACCGGACGACGTCCTGATGGACCTCGGCTCCGGCGACGGGCGCCTGGTTATCGAGGCGGCAAGGCGGGGCGCGCGCGCCATCGGCGTGGAGTACGACGCCCGACTCGTCGCACTGTCGCGCGAGCGGGCCGCCGACGCCGGGTTGTCCGGGCAGGTCACGTTCCTGCAGGCCGACCTGTTTCAGATCGATCTCACCGAGGCCACTGTCATCACGCTCTTCCTGCTGCCGGATCTGAATCTGCGGCTCCGCCCGACGCTCCTCGATCTGGCCCCGGGCACGCGCATCGTCTCGAACACGTGGGACATGGGGGACTGGACGGCGGACGAGACGATTCAGCTCGACCCCTGCCCGGGCTTCTGCACGGCGCTCCTGTGGGTCGTCCCCGCCCGGATTGCCGGGGCGTGGACGACGGAGGACGGTGAGGACACGTTCAGATTCGATCAGCAGTTCCAGGTGGCGACCGGCACGCTCCGCCGGCAGAACGGCAACCCGTTGACGCTGGACGACGTTGCCCTCACCGGCGACGTGCTGACGTTCCGCGCCGGTGACGCCCTTTACCGGGGCGTCGCGGACGGAGACACGATCACGGGCACGGCGACGACCGGCGGAAGGCAGGCCGTTTGGACCGTAACCCGCGCGGGGCGCTAG